The window ATGAACCGCATATACAAGTTAAAATATTTGCCATGAGCTAAAAGTCATGAGCAATAAGCTTTAAATCATAAAATAGGGGGGAATATGCCGCAATTTACATTCAAGATAAACGGTGAATACAAAACAGTGGATGCCTTTGACTTTGATGAGGCATTGGAAAAAGCAGGTATCGATGAAAACGATGACTATGAACTTGTAGAAGGGGAAAAGTTCATGAATAAGTATTTTATATCAGCCATAACAGATGAAATAATGTTTGGGGAATAAGCATTGATTAAAGATATAGTTATTATAAAGGTCTTTTTCGTTTCTCTCGTATTATACAGCATATTTTTCTCATCCCCCCTGTTTGCAGAAACAAAGATATACGACAAGAACTATAACTTTGAAAAGCGGATAGACCATAGAGGCCAAATATACGATAAAAACTACAACCTCATAGGCAGAATCATAGACAACAAGGTATACGATAAAAACTACAACCTCAAATACCGCATAGAAGGCGACAAGGTTTATGATAAGGATTATAATCTAAAATACAGGATCGATAGGGACAAAATATATGACAAGGACTATAATTTAAAAGGTAGGATAGAGAAGGTAAAATAGGAAGGTACTAAAGTATTTGAAAAATAGAAAAAACTCAGGATTGTCAACAAAACAAACATTCTCAGGAGAATCCAGTAGGGTAGCAGTATGACCCATGGCTCAGTTCCTCTTCGTCTGAAAAAAACCGGCAGCATATGGTCTTAAACTGGGATAAAGGATAATAATGATGGAAAGGCATATAAAAGATAAAATCTTGGGAGGTCTCTGGGGTGCCATCATAGGGGATGCATTAGGGGTGCCGGTAGAGTTCAAAAGCAGAGGCGAGATAAAGACAAATCCTGTGACCACAATGCGTGGTTACGGCACATTCAATCTCCCTGCCGGTTCATGGTCTGATGACTCATCGCTTATGCTCTGCACAGCAGAAAGCCTACTTAATGGCTTTAATACCCACCTTATGGGACAACTGTTCATCAGATGGCTCAACGATGCCTACTGGACGCCCTGGGGTGATACGTTCGATGTGGGAGGCACAACCCACTCGGGCATCATGCGCATGATGAGAGGTATAAAGCCCGAAGAGGCAGGGGCAGATAATGAATGGGATAACGGCAACGGCTCTCTTATGCGCATACTGCCGGTAGCCATATATTTTGCCAAATCCCCGGTTCCCGACCTTCTAAATGCCGCCCATAGTGCATCTTCTCTGACACACCGGCATACAAGGTCTCTTATTGCCTGCGGTATATATTCCATTATGGTATCCGCATTATTGAAAGATGAAAGCCCTTATGACTCATACATCTATGCCGTTAATCAGGCAAAGATAAACTACGATAAAAAACCCTACTCTCATGAACTAATCCACTTTAAACGTATTATGGATGGCAGTATCCATCAACTACCCGAAGATGAGATACAATCAAGCGGTTATGTAGTGCATACCCTTGAAGCAAGTATATGGTGTCTTTTAAACTCTAAGACATATAAAGAAGCAGTCCTGAAGGCAGTGAATTTAGGCTATGATACAGATACCACAGGCATAGTCACTGGTGGCCTTGCAGGCATTACCTTTGGAATCAACGCAATCCCTGAAGAGTGGATAAACACAGCAGCGAGAAAAGAGGATATAGAAAAATTATTTAAAGATTTTCTTGATTCATTAGCAGGAAGATGGTGAGCTGGCTTTTCTTCTAATATACTATCTTCTTTTTCCAGATTTTAATCAATTATATCTTCAAGTATTTCAACTACATTACTTACACATGATGTGCAGACTTTAGTTTTTAATTCCTTTTCTCTAAATTCTTTTTGACCTTCCACAGTTATCAATTCACATCCTTCAATCAATCTCCTGCAAATATATGTATTATGTTTTTCAATGAATCTATCCATTAATTCACGAGTCTTTTGGTATGCTTTATCAGTTTTAGTAAGGTCTTGATTTTCTCCTCTTCCATATTTCATGCCTATCACCATAATGCCCCCTGTAACCGCTCCACAAACCTCTTGTTTTCGACCCATTCCAGCCCCAAAACCACATGCTATTTTTAATGCAATATTTTTATCAAGTTTTAAATCATCACAAAATGAATAAAGTACTGATTGAGCACAGTTATAGCCTTCTAAAAATTTATCTATGGCAATTGCTGACCTTTTCAATTTAAACCTCCTATTTTATCTTTCATCTTAGAAACCTCTTTTAATTGGACAAAATCACGAGGAGCAGAACTGGATTTGCGTTCTGTATAATGCTCGCAGATAAAAGAAGTTACCGAATTTAATCTGGTGTAATATAAAGGGCGAGTCTTTAATGCCATGTTATACGATTGGTTAACTGATTAATATAATAATCATCATAAGCCACAGAAATGGTCAAGCACTTTCATACAAACCCCAGCATTTTTTTAAATGTTTCAGTGTTTTTGCCGCATCCCAAAACTTCTTTGGTTTTTTTCTTAAGATAGATTGATTCATATGCGTTTAAATATATATACCTCCTGCCCTGGTCTGTGTTGGATATATCAGGTGTTCTTTATATATGTATTACTTTATCAAGGGCTTCTATGTTGGACGAGACATCTTTGTCAAAGGCGCTTGAGTATTTGGCTTGATTGAGCTCTTCTTTCGATCAAGTCAAAACATTTTCACTCTGTGGGCTCTGTGTGCTCGAGTGGGTGAAACGGGCGGGCGAGATAATTATCCCTCACAGAGAACACAGATTTTTCCATAAGGATTTTCTTTCATTCTAAATCTGGTTCGGAAGAGCTGGTCAAGCCTTTTAACACAACTTCCAGTATTTTTAAGTGGTTCGCGGCCCTCTGTTTGAATGCAGAGAAACAGAAGATGGCATAGTTAAACAGTTGCCATTATTTGATTAACGATAGGACTGTTGTGACCGGAAAATAAAAATCAGTTTTAAAAGTTCCCTGAAGGGTTTAATGGCGCGCCTTTGTTGTTTGGCGTTGTAGACCATGTGCCGAGCTGAGGGGAGCCCGCATCTCCGCCCTGTACAGGCGTCCAGTATCTCTTGTTCGCATAAACGTCTGCTGCAACTGCTCCTGTGTTTACATTCACTCCGGTATTTACCTGAACCTTATCCGCACTGATTAATATAGCGGGTGAAGTAAGATAAACGTTTCCGCTGCCTCCGAAAACGACTGCGCCGCCCGAAAGTTGACCGCCGAAAAGCTTGATTTGCGTGTTTGCATCCATCCTGCTTCCTGCGTAAATGTTAAGAACACCTTCTGTGCCGAGGGCGCCTATCTTCATAATGTCGGCCTGCAGGCCTGCGCCGCTCAGAATATCAATAACGCCTTTTGTGCCATTATTGACTATATTCAAGTCGCCATAGTCGGCAACAATATTCTTTCCGTAATTTTCGCCGGATACCGTCAATCCGTCAATCTTGATTCTTCCACCGGCCGATGTTAAATCTACCTTTGTTCTGCCAGCATCTGCTTTTGTGTATGATGCCGAATTGATGAGCGCAAGAATCTGTCCGGTATTCTTGATTTCTATGGCTATGGAATCCGGGTCTGTATTCCCGTTATTCAAGGTTATTGATCCGGCTTTCTGCCATCTGTTGAAATAATTCTGTGGAGTTGCGCTTGCCTGAACCCTGCCCCCGATCTCGATTTTGTTCTGTGCTGAAAGTTCAATAGTTCCGCCTCCTGTAAGACGATTGTCCGTAAATACCTCAATCAACCCCCCGTCTGCGACATTTATGCTGTTTAATCCTATGCCGTAAAAATTTTCCGCACCTGCAACCTCTCCTTTTATATCGATGTTTCCTTCGGCCGCCATTGTAACTTTCCCGAATCCTGCAACGCCTTTGCCGGCGGCAAGATTCAAGTTGCTGCCTGCCCCGCGTGCATATGCAAAAAATTCCTGATATGACCTTGTTGTAACGCTGTCTGCCGTGCCCTCGCCCGTCGACGGGTTACGGTTTGATGTTCTATCCTGCACTGCCTTTGCCTCGTTAATCAGTTTTTGCGCCTCCGCCTGTTTTTCGGGTGTCCTTTTTGCCATTTCTGCTTCCCAAGATTCCTTTACCTTGTTTTCCAGGTCAGAACTTGAAATATATGTTGTTGCATAATCTGAAAAGGGTTTTATTTCAGCATTCAATGAACCGGGATCGTTTGCGTCATATGTGATGATTTTCAGATATCCGAGGCGCACGAGGTCTGCCCGGTTAAAAAGCGCCCTATACTGGATGGTAGGTTGTCCTCCAGTAAGACCTGAGCCGAATTGAGGATTATTTTCCACCAAAGAGTAGGCTATCGGCAGGGGACGGGTAACTTCATAGCGGGCAACGTAATTGCTGTAGTGAAAAGGGGTGTCAGGAGGATTTTTTGACATATCTCTGTAAGGACCTACCTGCACGGCGTAAAAGTATGTTTTTGCGTTTACCGTGCCGCCGGCGCCGGTCTTTGCTGCGTTCCTTGCTGCATCAGGTGCAAAATATTCGGAAGCCGCCGAGGTAAGCGAACCGTAGGCGTAGTTTGCTCCGTTTACGATTATCGTGCCTGTCGGCAATGGATTATGCGCCTGCCAGTTGTCTACGCCGATATACTGACCTATGGACTGTGTTTCCATTGCAAGTTCCGCCGGCGACTTGGGTGCAATGGATGCGGTAATAGAATTGTTTATATTGATCGATCCGTTTGCCGTGATAAGATTTAGGTTTGACAGGTTTGCGGAAATGTTGCCGACCGGTTGTGTCACATCAATCCCGTAAAGAGCCGCTAAAGATAATTTATCTGATGTGCCTGCAGGGGTTGTTATACCGAAGTTTCCCTGTATCTCCAGATTATTGAAAAGAAACGTACTTACCGGCGAAAGCGAGGCAAATCTCCGGTTGAAGTTTATGGAGTTTTTCTCAAATGCGTTTTCTTGCCTGCCGAAGATATAGTTAGCATAGCCGCCCTGATTTATATCTTCCTCATAGTTCTGATATAGCTGTCCTATACCATTGAGGGCTCCTGCCCGTGTAATTGTGCCTGAGGTGCTCATATTGCTCGCCGCATCGAGGATGAAAGGTGACC of the Syntrophorhabdaceae bacterium genome contains:
- a CDS encoding ADP-ribosylglycohydrolase family protein; translation: MMERHIKDKILGGLWGAIIGDALGVPVEFKSRGEIKTNPVTTMRGYGTFNLPAGSWSDDSSLMLCTAESLLNGFNTHLMGQLFIRWLNDAYWTPWGDTFDVGGTTHSGIMRMMRGIKPEEAGADNEWDNGNGSLMRILPVAIYFAKSPVPDLLNAAHSASSLTHRHTRSLIACGIYSIMVSALLKDESPYDSYIYAVNQAKINYDKKPYSHELIHFKRIMDGSIHQLPEDEIQSSGYVVHTLEASIWCLLNSKTYKEAVLKAVNLGYDTDTTGIVTGGLAGITFGINAIPEEWINTAARKEDIEKLFKDFLDSLAGRW
- a CDS encoding C-GCAxxG-C-C family protein codes for the protein MKRSAIAIDKFLEGYNCAQSVLYSFCDDLKLDKNIALKIACGFGAGMGRKQEVCGAVTGGIMVIGMKYGRGENQDLTKTDKAYQKTRELMDRFIEKHNTYICRRLIEGCELITVEGQKEFREKELKTKVCTSCVSNVVEILEDIID